The sequence CGCGGACAGCCCCGGCGGGTCGCCACGGGGGTCCGGGCCGACGTCCTCCTTGAAGAAGATGCGATAGTGCGGATTCAGGCGTTTCAGCCCGTAGTACTGGGAGGGTGCCCGGTCGAAGTGGCCGAAAAAGCGCTCGAAGACGTCCGGCATCAGATACCAGGACGGCCCGGTGTCGAATCGGAACCCGTCGGCCTCGATGGTTCCCGCACGGCCGCCGAGTTGCCCGTTCTTCTCGAGGACCGTCACGTCGGCCCCGGCGTCGGCGAGATAGCTCGCGGTCGAGAGCCCGCCGAACCCGCCGCCCACGACGACGATATCGGTGCCGCTGGCGTCGGTCACGGCGACCACCGCAGGAGCGTATCGGCGACCGACTTCGAAACGGGTCCCAGCGGCCCGCTGGTCGTCGAAGAGCTCCCCGCTGGCTTCCCTTCCTTCGGGATGGCACTCGCCCGTTCGAACGTCACTATCGGATCCTTCGTAATCTGCCAGTGGAGCGCCGTCCTCGCGACGGCACGCAGTCGGTCGCGCCACGAGAGTTCCGGATGGTTCGAGAGGACGTCGTAGCCGTGGCGCCGGATCAACCGGTGGTGTTCGGCGTAGAGGACCGCCGAGAGGAGGACGCCGAACTGGACGTCCTCGGGCAGGTACGGGATCCCCTCGACGCCGGTCCGGTATCGTTCTTCCGCGCGTTCGAGTTCGTGGAGGACCGCCGCGGCGACCCCGGGGGTGAACACCTTCTCGCGGACCTCACGCTCGGAGGCGCCGTACTGCTCGAACGTGGCAATCGGGAGATAGATTCGATCGTACCGATCGATATCCTCGCTGACGTCCCGGATGAAGTTCGTCAACTGGAAGGCCTCGGCGAGGGCCTTCGCGTGCGGTCGCGCAGCCGCCGGAAGCTCCGGCGCCATGACGTCGATCAGCATCTCGGCGACGGCGACAGAGGAGCCCCGAAGGTACGCCTCGAGGTCCTCGTAGGTCTCGTACCGGTTGGTCTCGACGTCGGTGAGCATACTGTCGATGAAGACGTCGATCTCCGCGTCGTCCATGCCGTACTCCTCGCGGAGGCGGTTCGTGGCGAGCAGGACGGGATCGTCGGTGTCGCGTTCGCCCTTCGCCGTCGCCCGTATCGTCTCGAGACGGTCGCGTTGCTCCGCGGGCGTGGCATCCCCCGGGTCGTCGACCACCTCGTCTGCGATCCGGAAGAACGCGTAGAGAACGTACGTCGGATGACGCGCCCGGTCGGGAAGTACGCGCGTCGCGACGTGGAACGTGGCGCCCGTTTGTTGCTGGATCGCCCGGCTCCTGGCGACGTGACTCTTCGTTGGCCGTGGCTGATTCACGTTGACATATCAAACGGTAGCAAAAAATATGAGTGTTTGGGTTGAGGCGGGGACCTCAGTGGTCCAGGTGTGCCGCGGCGTCTTTGAACAGGCCATCGAGGATTTCGGGTGTCGTGGGGTGGTACGCCCGGTCGGGCAGATCGCGGACGTCGAGGCCCATCTCGACGACGATCTGCATAGTCTTGGCCATCGCGTCCGCGTGGTAATGGAGCCCCTGGTAGCCCAGGACGGTCCCGTCTCGGGCGACGACCAGTGTGGCCAACCCTTCCGGGACGTTCTTGGCCTTGAACACGCCGTCGTCTGCCGCATCCGTAGAGACGACGACGGGGTCGTAGCCGGCCTCGCGAGCCGACTCGCCGGTGTGACCGACCCGCGCGAACGGGAGGACACCGAGGCCGGAGAAGATCACGTAGTGATGGGTCGGGTCGTACTCGGTCAGCGGTTCGCCGGCGACGTCACGCTGGATGTTCGCCGCGGCGTGAGCGCCCTCTTCTTTGGCGACGTGGAGGATGGGCTGGCGGCCGTTGGCGTCCCCCACGACGTAGACGCGCTCGTCGTCGACGGCTCGGAGCGTGTCGTCGACCCAGCCGGGCCCCGGTTCGATGGCCGTCTCCTCGATGCCCACACCGTCGAGGGCGGGTTTGCGCCCGGTAAATGCGAACACGTCGTCGGCCTCGAGCTCGTGGGTCGCTCCCTCGTGGGTGACCGTCATCCGGACCCCGCCGGCGGCCGTGGTCTCTATCTCGTTCGTCTCGGCGTCGAGCAAGACGTCGATGTCGAAGGCGTCCCGATAGAACGCGAGGAGTTCCTCGCCGTATTCGTCGTCGGCCTGGCCGAGGAGCCCCGGAAGCATCTCCACGACGGTCAGGTCCATGTCTGCCGCCTCACTGAGGTACGGGACGAGTTCCAGTCCGATGACGCCCATCCCGATGACGAGGCCGGTGTCGCCGAAACTCGTCGAATCGAGGACGTCCGCACTGGTCTGCAACGGGACGTCCTCGATGCCCGGGATGGGGGGCACGTTGACCGTCGATCCGGTCGCGATGACGACGTAATCCGGCTCCAGAACCCGGTCGCCAACCTCGAGGACCCGGTCGTCGACGAAACGAGCGGTCTCCTGCAGGAACTCGACGTTCTCCCGCTCGGCGAGTGCTTCGGTGGCCGAGCGGCGGTGACCGGCCCAGTTCGACGTATGCTCGTTCTTCCGTTCGACGACCTGCTCGAGATCCACGTCGGGGACCTCGCCGGTGAGTCGCTCGTCGTGTCTGGCGGCGAAACGATGTTCGGCGGCCGAGAGTACCTCCTTCGACGGCATGCACCCGCGGAGGATGCAGAGCCCGCCGCCCGGGTCGCCGTCGTCGATCATCGTTATCTCCATCGTCGGGTCGTCCGCGAGTTGCTGGGCGACGACCACACCTGCACTGCCGTACGCACCGATAACCGCAACGTGGGTCATACCAGTATTGCGCCGAGCACGAACAAACACCCTTCGATACCGGACCGCCGCTGCCGGGATAGCCGCGACCCGTCGGGCCCACACAACACGTTTGGTCCGCGCGCCGGTAGCTTCTCACATGGGTAACCGAACTCGCGGTGGCTACTACGACTGGGCGGCGTTCTTGCGGTGTCCCAACTGCGGGTCCGACCGCGTCGAACTGGACCACTACGACGAGGGGACCTTCGTCCGGTGTGTCGACTGCGGCGCGGAGGGATGGGCCGAGGGGCTGACGTCGAGCACGTAGGCCGCCCACCGAACCTACGCCATCTCCGTCCCGAACACCAGGAAGTACCCCGTTCCGAGGAGGCCGACGACCGAGGCCGTGGCGAAGGCGACCGTCGGGCTCTGTGCGTACAGGAATCCACCGATAGCCGCACTCGGAATCACGATGGTGTTTCTGAGCAGATAGTAGGTTCCGGTCACGCGCCCGCCCGCGCCCGCCGCCGCGGGCCCGACGATCAGGGCCTTGTGCGCCGGAAGCCCGGCGAACCGCAGCCCCGAGAAGGCGAAGAGGACGACCATGACCGCGGCGTTCGCCGGGGCCAGGATCAGCAACACCGGGAACAGTGCATAGACGGCGAACCCGAGGGCGACGACGGGTTTGTGCCCGTATCGGTCCGCGAGTCGACCGACCGGGATCATCGTGAGCAGGGCGACCACCATCTCCACCGCGAGCAGGACCCCGAAGAAGGCTTCCGGGGAGTACGTCCGCCCGAAGAGGCTGAATCCGACCGCCAGGTAGTCCGTGACGACGATGACGAAGAACACGTAGACCATCCCGTTGGCAAATCGGACGAGCGTATCGCCGACCAGCAGCGGTCGTAGCGGCGCGGGCATCGACCGGAGGTCCGCGAGGATGGTGGAGAGCCCCTCGAACGATGCGCCGACGGTGTCCGCGCTCGGGTCGTAGCGGACGTGCTGGGTGATCGTCCCGACCAGAGCGAATCCTGCGGCGATGGCCAGGATGACGCCGAAGCCCGTGGGGAAGTCGGCAACGATGGCCAGCACGCCTGCGGCGAGCAACGGCCCGAGGAGGAACCCCAGTCGGCGAAAGGTCTCCGTGCTGGCAAACCCCGTCGCGAGTGCCTCGCGACCCGCACTCTGTTTGACGATGGCGAACGTCGCGCCGAGTCCCAGCGACTTCCAGGCCTGGGTGAGCACCAGACCGAGGAAGATGCCGATGGGGAGCACGATCGGTTCACTCGCAGTGCCACCGAGTGGCACGCCGAAGACGTCGACCGTGGGGAGCGAGGGCGGCCGGATCGTGACGGTGCCGAACCACTCGGCGACGAGCCACACCACGAACCCGATGGTCGAGGCGAGGCCGAACCCCGTCAGGGCGGCCCGCGACCCGATCCGATCCGAGACGGCCCCGCCCGGATACGGATACAACGCGCTCAGAAGATTCGTCGCGCTGCCGAACAGCCCGATGGCACCCGCTCCAGCGCCGAGGACCTGCATGTACCGGGGAATGTAGCGGCTCGTCATCTGGAAGGAGAGGCTGAACAACAACATCGCGACGGAAAGGACCAGCACGTCCCGCTCCAGGGCGAGCGCCCGTCTGACGAGGTCCCGGAACCGGCCGTCCTCCATCGTGGGAGCATTTGACAGACGGTGGCAAAACGGTTGCCCCACCGGCGACGCGAATCCTCCGACCCCGGTCCTCCGACGCCCATCCCCGACCCCGATCCTCCGACGCCCATCCCCGGCCCCGTTCCGCCACACTTAGTAGCGCCCTGGTCCAGCACTGGCGTATGGAACTCCCGATTCGCGACCGTCTCGACGGCGTCGGCACGGTGGCGGGCGCGTTCGTCGTGTTGCTCTCGCTGGCGACCCTCCTCACGCAACCCTGGCAGTACACCGGTGGGGGTGCCGTGATGGCCCTCCAGATTCTCGGGACCCTCGCCGCCATTGGCATCGGGGTCGGACTGCTCTACCTCTCACACTTCGTCGAGTAACGCCGGTCTGCCGTTCCTCGCCGAGAGAGCCGGTTCTCCCGCAGTCAGTCGGCGATGGGACCGACTTTGTACAGGCCGCCGCTCCGTCCCGAACCGTCATCGAGAAATGCCGGTGATGCCCGGTCGGCGAAGTAGACGGCGCCGTCGGCCACGAGCGGCGTGCTCG is a genomic window of Halanaeroarchaeum sp. HSR-CO containing:
- a CDS encoding NAD(P)/FAD-dependent oxidoreductase → MTHVAVIGAYGSAGVVVAQQLADDPTMEITMIDDGDPGGGLCILRGCMPSKEVLSAAEHRFAARHDERLTGEVPDVDLEQVVERKNEHTSNWAGHRRSATEALAERENVEFLQETARFVDDRVLEVGDRVLEPDYVVIATGSTVNVPPIPGIEDVPLQTSADVLDSTSFGDTGLVIGMGVIGLELVPYLSEAADMDLTVVEMLPGLLGQADDEYGEELLAFYRDAFDIDVLLDAETNEIETTAAGGVRMTVTHEGATHELEADDVFAFTGRKPALDGVGIEETAIEPGPGWVDDTLRAVDDERVYVVGDANGRQPILHVAKEEGAHAAANIQRDVAGEPLTEYDPTHHYVIFSGLGVLPFARVGHTGESAREAGYDPVVVSTDAADDGVFKAKNVPEGLATLVVARDGTVLGYQGLHYHADAMAKTMQIVVEMGLDVRDLPDRAYHPTTPEILDGLFKDAAAHLDH
- a CDS encoding MFS transporter, whose protein sequence is MEDGRFRDLVRRALALERDVLVLSVAMLLFSLSFQMTSRYIPRYMQVLGAGAGAIGLFGSATNLLSALYPYPGGAVSDRIGSRAALTGFGLASTIGFVVWLVAEWFGTVTIRPPSLPTVDVFGVPLGGTASEPIVLPIGIFLGLVLTQAWKSLGLGATFAIVKQSAGREALATGFASTETFRRLGFLLGPLLAAGVLAIVADFPTGFGVILAIAAGFALVGTITQHVRYDPSADTVGASFEGLSTILADLRSMPAPLRPLLVGDTLVRFANGMVYVFFVIVVTDYLAVGFSLFGRTYSPEAFFGVLLAVEMVVALLTMIPVGRLADRYGHKPVVALGFAVYALFPVLLILAPANAAVMVVLFAFSGLRFAGLPAHKALIVGPAAAGAGGRVTGTYYLLRNTIVIPSAAIGGFLYAQSPTVAFATASVVGLLGTGYFLVFGTEMA
- a CDS encoding phytoene/squalene synthase family protein; the protein is MNQPRPTKSHVARSRAIQQQTGATFHVATRVLPDRARHPTYVLYAFFRIADEVVDDPGDATPAEQRDRLETIRATAKGERDTDDPVLLATNRLREEYGMDDAEIDVFIDSMLTDVETNRYETYEDLEAYLRGSSVAVAEMLIDVMAPELPAAARPHAKALAEAFQLTNFIRDVSEDIDRYDRIYLPIATFEQYGASEREVREKVFTPGVAAAVLHELERAEERYRTGVEGIPYLPEDVQFGVLLSAVLYAEHHRLIRRHGYDVLSNHPELSWRDRLRAVARTALHWQITKDPIVTFERASAIPKEGKPAGSSSTTSGPLGPVSKSVADTLLRWSP